Proteins co-encoded in one Pocillopora verrucosa isolate sample1 chromosome 1, ASM3666991v2, whole genome shotgun sequence genomic window:
- the LOC131780864 gene encoding fibrillin-1-like, which translates to MNGSTKSKWMTGLVILLIAIACIVVVFELISLHKRSLEDKDAPTLATSFNCRQKPFCDGNATCKTNPKDKTHFNCVCNNGFQGDGFSCKDVDECKRNSATCSQHAFCVNSIGSYDCRCLTGFQGNGYSCEDIDECQSKMHSCSDHAVCDNTVGSYKCSCFDGFAGNGRSCYDINECKTNAHNCSVHASCNNAVGSYMCSCLEGFQGDGQSCHDIDECNTNRHACSVHASCNNTQGSYMCSCLEGFQGDGRSCHDIDECKSNTHACSGYASCNNTVGSYKCSCLEGFQGDGRSCHDIDECKTNSHSCSVHASCNNTVGSYKCNCLQGFQGDGRSCHDIDECKTNTHDCSVYASCNNTQGSYTCNCLEGFQGDGRSCNDIDECKSNTHTCSVHASCNNTVGSYKCSCLEGFQGDGRSCHDIDECKSNTHACSVYASCNNTVGSYKCSCLEGFQGDGRSCHDIDECKTNSHACSVHASCNNTVGSYMCSCLEGFQGDGRSCLDINECSTNKHNCSVYASCNNTVGSYICTCHKGFMGDGQSCHDINECHTDKHKCSDHAFCNNTIGSYECICRRGFVGDGLSCDDIDECGDGTHKCDRNAECKNIIGSHECVCRSGFSGDGYVCQDVDECSDGSHLCSPHSKCVNIPGSHSCICNNGYRGNGQSCNDINECKEGTAQCSSKESCMNTPGSFSCKCITGYQGNGKICHDEDECSSGWPCAWNADCRNTDGSYRCSCNSGFHGDGFSCFDVDECKEGNHGCHAKAQCMNNWGSYSCSCNKGYHGNGRQCKASSAGRPHPLIGIFLFGTFIAFMLLLLC; encoded by the exons ATGAACGGATCGACCAAGTCGAAATGGATGACAGGACTTGTGATTCTGTTGATCGCGATTGCTTGTATTGTTGTGGTATTTGAACTGATATCATTGCATAAAAGATCTCTCGAAGATAAAG ATGCACCAACACTAGCGACAAGTTTTAACTGCCGTCAAAAGCCATTTTGTGATGGAAACGCTACATGCAAAACAAATCCGAAAGATAAGACTCATTTCAACTGTGTTTGTAATAATGGCTTCCAAGGAGATGGATTCTCGTGTAAGGACGTTGatgaatgtaaaagaaattctgCCACATGCAGTCAGCATGCGTTTTGTGTAAATTCCATCGGCTCGTACGATTGCCGCTGTTTGACAGGATTCCAAGGCAACGGTTACTCCTGCGAGGATATCGATGAGTGTCAGAGCAAAATGCACAGCTGTAGCGACCATGCAGTGTGTGACAACACTGTAGGTTCCTATAAATGCAGTTGTTTCGACGGATTTGCGGGCAACGGACGGTCTTGTTACGACATTAATGAATGCAAAACTAATGCTCACAACTGTAGTGTTCATGCATCATGTAATAACGCTGTCGGCTCCTACATGTGCAGTTGTCTGGAGGGATTCCAAGGTGATGGACAGTCTTGTCATGACATCGACGAATGCAATACTAACAGACACGCTTGTAGTGTTCATGCATCCTGTAATAACACTCAAGGCTCCTACATGTGCAGTTGTCTGGAAGGATTCCAAGGTGATGGAAGGTCTTGTcatgatattgatgaatgcaagAGTAACACACACGCCTGTAGCGGTTATGCATCCTGCAATAACACTGTCGGCTCCTACAAGTGCAGTTGTCTGGAAGGATTCCAAGGTGATGGACGGTCTTGTCATGATATTGATGAATGTAAGACTAACTCACACTCCTGTAGTGTTCATGCATCCTGCAATAACACTGTCGGCTCCTACAAGTGCAACTGTCTTCAAGGATTCCAAGGTGATGGACGGTCTTGTCATGACATCGATGAATGTAAGACTAACACACACGATTGTAGTGTTTATGCATCCTGTAATAACACTCAAGGCTCCTACACGTGCAATTGTCTGGAAGGATTCCAAGGTGATGGACGGTCTTGTAatgatattgatgaatgcaagAGTAACACACACACCTGTAGTGTTCACGCATCCTGCAATAACACTGTTGGCTCCTACAAGTGCAGTTGTCTGGAAGGATTCCAAGGTGATGGAAGGTCTTGTCATGATATCGATGAATGCAAGAGTAACACACACGCCTGTAGCGTTTATGCATCCTGCAATAACACTGTCGGCTCCTACAAGTGCAGTTGTCTGGAAGGATTCCAAGGTGATGGACGGTCTTGTCATGATATTGATGAATGTAAGACTAACTCACATGCCTGTAGTGTTCATGCATCCTGCAATAACACTGTCGGCTCCTACATGTGCAGTTGCCTGGAAGGATTCCAAGGTGATGGACGGTCTTGTCTTGACATTAATGAGTGCAGTACCAATAAACACAACTGTAGTGTTTATGCATCCTGCAATAACACTGTCGGCTCTTATATTTGTACGTGTCACAAAGGATTCATGGGGGATGGACAATCCTGTCATGATATTAATGAATGCCATACCGATAAACACAAGTGTAGTGATCATGCATTTTGCAATAACACAATCGGCTCTTACGAGTGCATTTGTCGACGGGGATTCGTAGGGGACGGACTGTCGTGTGATGACATTGACGAATGTGGCGATGGAACTCACAAGTGTGATAGAAATGCAGAATGCAAAAACATAATAGGCTCTCATGAATGCGTGTGTCGTTCTGGGTTTTCCGGCGATGGTTATGTGTGTCAAGATGTTGATGAATGCAGCGACGGAAGTCATCTTTGCAGCCCTCACTCCAAGTGTGTAAATATCCCAGGGTCGCACAGCTGCATATGTAACAACGGCTATCGTGGAAATGGACAGTCATGCAACG ATATCAACGAGTGCAAGGAAGGGACAGCCCAATGCAGTTCGAAAGAAAGTTGCATGAACACGCCTGGTTCTTTCAGCTGTAAATGTATTACGGGATACCAAGGCAACGGGAAAATTTGCCACGATGAAGACGAGTGCAGTAGTGGTTGGCCTTGTGCCTGGAATGCAGATTGCAGAAACACTGATGGCTCTTATAGATGCAGTTGCAATTCTGGCTTCCATGGTGATGGTTTTTCGTGTTTTGATGTGGATGAGTGCAAAGAGGGTAACCATGGCTGTCACGCAAAAGCTCAATGCATGAATAACTGGGGATCATACAGTTGTTCCTGTAACAAAGGATATCATGGAAATGGCAGGCAGTGTAAGG cTTCTTCTGCTGGACGGCCCCACCCACTCATTGGAATTTTTCTATTTGGCACTTTCATCGCTTTTATGTTATTATTACTTTGTTAG